The following are from one region of the Stanieria sp. NIES-3757 genome:
- a CDS encoding transcriptional modulator of MazE/toxin, MazF produces MKCRRGEIWWVDLDPTKGKEAKKIRACLIIQNDIGNEESDLTTVVPFLSPKHYPFVVNVKPSESNQLDKERGLHFNQIRSIDSSRLKSKLGTLESDYFSQIKRALDIQFGFF; encoded by the coding sequence ATGAAATGTAGACGAGGCGAAATTTGGTGGGTAGATCTCGATCCGACAAAGGGAAAAGAAGCGAAGAAAATAAGAGCTTGTTTGATTATTCAAAATGATATTGGTAATGAAGAAAGCGATCTGACTACGGTAGTTCCTTTTCTGAGTCCGAAACACTATCCTTTTGTTGTCAACGTAAAACCAAGCGAGTCAAATCAGTTGGATAAAGAAAGAGGACTGCATTTTAATCAAATTAGGTCAATTGATTCTTCTCGCCTTAAATCGAAGCTTGGCACTTTAGAATCAGATTATTTCAGTCAAATTAAAAGAGCCTTAGATATTCAATTCGGATTTTTCTAG
- a CDS encoding single-stranded-DNA-specific exonuclease RecJ, giving the protein METPQTQWQILSSLELPQWFSEAVKRYCHNSDGRYAAQLLWQRGIQDPLQLPGYLDPDAYQPSSPFEFGAEMYSAIARLKQARENGEKVTIWGDFDADGVTSTSLLWEGLGEFFGQHLLLDYYIPNRLTESHGLNLAGIERLATTGTKLIVTCDTGSTNLEEIEYAQQLGIDLIVTDHHTLPEQRPPVVAIINPRYLPQDHPLYHLSGVAVAYKLIEAIYQSLPDVPQQPLENLLDLVAIGLIADLVQLQGDCRYLAQQGIKQLQKQARTHTATRPGISCLLELCKRSGDRPTDISFGLGPRINAVSRIHGDASFCVELLTSRDRKRCQHLAFEAELANSRRKSLQNDIIKQVKQKLTRIDLSTTFVIVLDDPQWQGGVLGLVAGQIAQEYGRPTILLSRSETEKDSGDSYSLENNTEENVSIARGSARSVNQIDLYQLVKSQASLLDRFGGHPFAAGLSLPVENIPLFREGINQKLRQQLDTQLLIPKLEVDLTVTVAQLGKDLFEELNLLEPCGMGNPIPKLLIKNCWFKNVRNKNIQDQKGQKIQYIRTTFDLWDSSVKHGCAGVWWGHYQHEIPQEMTCDAVVELYFNINAYQQKQRSQGYEIRLVAVRPSQENILFNHSAVEADVLIDQRNTSESRIQHGDCTIGRGLQAADAGSADSPSGNLRVPHRQNSEFRILEQCPQSWQEIYQPYRQAIANNQKLVLAYSLPEHPDPQTTWQQLVGIVKYLIRTDKTATKTQIQTKLNLSDRCWLLGLKALEASGIDYQVTEQNYSFNWITENFSAQAEAEIANFILAVEEEQFQRQYFTQVPLSVITHQLSVNY; this is encoded by the coding sequence ATGGAGACTCCTCAAACTCAATGGCAAATCTTGTCTTCTTTAGAACTACCCCAATGGTTTAGCGAGGCAGTCAAACGCTATTGCCACAATTCTGATGGACGCTATGCAGCACAATTATTGTGGCAAAGAGGAATACAAGACCCTTTACAACTGCCTGGTTATCTCGATCCCGATGCCTATCAACCTAGTAGTCCCTTTGAATTTGGGGCAGAAATGTATAGCGCGATCGCTCGTCTGAAACAAGCTAGAGAAAATGGCGAAAAAGTTACAATTTGGGGCGATTTTGATGCTGATGGGGTTACTTCGACAAGTTTATTGTGGGAAGGTTTAGGAGAGTTTTTTGGGCAACATCTTTTGTTAGATTATTACATCCCTAATCGTCTAACGGAGTCTCATGGTTTAAATCTAGCAGGAATCGAACGTTTGGCTACGACAGGTACAAAATTGATTGTTACTTGTGACACGGGTAGCACTAACCTGGAAGAAATTGAGTACGCGCAGCAACTAGGTATCGATTTGATTGTTACCGATCATCATACTTTACCAGAACAACGTCCTCCAGTTGTAGCAATTATTAATCCTCGTTATTTGCCCCAAGATCATCCCCTTTATCATCTTTCTGGGGTAGCAGTTGCTTATAAATTAATTGAAGCAATATACCAATCTTTACCCGATGTTCCCCAACAACCGTTAGAGAATTTATTAGATCTGGTGGCAATTGGTTTAATTGCTGATTTAGTCCAGTTGCAAGGAGACTGTCGTTATCTTGCCCAACAAGGAATCAAACAGTTACAAAAACAAGCCAGAACCCATACCGCAACTCGCCCTGGCATTAGTTGTCTGTTAGAATTATGTAAACGCAGTGGCGATCGCCCTACGGATATTTCTTTTGGTTTAGGACCGAGAATTAATGCTGTCAGTCGCATTCACGGCGATGCTAGTTTCTGCGTGGAGTTATTAACTAGTCGCGATCGCAAAAGATGTCAGCATTTAGCTTTTGAGGCAGAATTAGCCAATAGTCGGCGCAAATCGCTCCAAAATGACATTATCAAACAAGTAAAGCAGAAATTAACCCGAATCGATTTATCTACTACTTTTGTCATTGTGTTAGACGATCCTCAATGGCAAGGTGGTGTTTTGGGTTTAGTTGCTGGACAAATTGCCCAAGAATATGGTCGTCCGACAATTTTATTAAGTAGGAGTGAAACAGAAAAGGATTCAGGTGACAGTTATTCTTTGGAAAATAACACTGAAGAGAATGTATCGATTGCCAGAGGTTCAGCCCGTTCGGTTAATCAAATTGATTTATATCAATTAGTTAAATCTCAAGCAAGTTTATTAGACCGTTTTGGTGGTCATCCTTTCGCAGCAGGTTTGAGTTTACCTGTAGAAAATATTCCCTTGTTTCGCGAAGGAATTAATCAAAAGTTACGACAACAACTTGATACTCAATTATTAATTCCGAAACTCGAAGTAGATTTAACGGTTACTGTAGCTCAATTGGGTAAAGACTTATTTGAAGAATTAAACTTACTTGAACCTTGCGGAATGGGTAATCCAATTCCTAAATTATTGATTAAAAATTGTTGGTTTAAGAACGTTAGAAATAAAAATATTCAAGACCAAAAAGGACAAAAAATTCAATATATTAGAACAACTTTTGACTTGTGGGATAGCTCAGTTAAACATGGTTGTGCTGGAGTCTGGTGGGGGCATTATCAACACGAAATACCCCAAGAAATGACTTGTGATGCAGTAGTCGAATTGTATTTTAATATTAATGCTTATCAACAAAAACAACGTTCCCAAGGTTATGAAATTCGTTTAGTAGCAGTCCGTCCCAGTCAAGAAAATATTTTATTTAATCACTCAGCAGTTGAAGCAGATGTTTTGATTGACCAACGTAATACATCAGAATCCAGAATTCAACACGGTGATTGCACAATCGGACGGGGCTTACAAGCTGCCGACGCAGGTTCGGCAGACAGCCCCTCAGGAAACCTCCGAGTCCCTCACCGTCAGAATTCAGAATTTAGAATTTTAGAACAATGTCCTCAAAGTTGGCAGGAAATTTATCAACCTTATCGTCAAGCGATCGCTAATAATCAAAAATTGGTGTTAGCTTATTCACTTCCCGAACATCCCGATCCTCAAACAACTTGGCAACAATTAGTTGGCATAGTTAAGTATTTAATTCGGACTGATAAAACTGCTACTAAAACTCAAATTCAAACCAAATTAAATTTAAGCGATCGCTGCTGGTTATTAGGCTTAAAAGCTTTAGAAGCTAGTGGAATTGATTATCAAGTTACTGAACAAAATTATTCTTTTAATTGGATAACTGAGAATTTTTCTGCACAAGCTGAAGCTGAAATCGCTAATTTTATCTTGGCAGTTGAAGAAGAACAATTTCAAAGACAATATTTTACTCAAGTTCCGTTGTCAGTAATTACTCATCAGTTATCCGTTAATTATTAA
- a CDS encoding hypothetical protein (Conserved TM helix repeat-containing protein), with protein MMISILPNLSFYIAQALDQQVYSALGRDFGFSLLNLLKAIAIFILGLIVASVIKAVIKGLLNKTSVDNRIAAWLTGQRGGEPLPIEDWIANLVYWLIILFAVVGFLNALQLQTVSQPLNSLLNQITSFLPKILGAGFLLGIAWIVATVVKLVVTRGLSALRIDERLGQSARDSSDFALSDTIGNALYWFIFLLFLPSILSTLQLQGTLEPVQNLLDQILGILPNILAAILIGAVGWFIAQIVRRLVTNLLSATGIDRVGERFGLSNLGGRQSLSWIIGTIVYVLILIPTAIAALEALNIAAISQPAINMLNQVLNLLPKLFAAVVVLVGFYIVGKFVSNLVTNILTSIGFNNFFQWLGITTPPPRTTSPFPPSPMVGGTEQPTVIQTETKVTSKTPSELVGIIVLVAIMLVAALTAVDILQIQALTSVFGVILVIAGQIFLGLVVFAIGLYLANLAYNLILGSGTRQARILAQTARISIITLISAMALQQMGVAPNIVNLAFGLLVGGIAVAIALAFGLGGREVAAEQLRSWINSFKNQ; from the coding sequence ATGATGATTTCGATCTTGCCTAACCTATCTTTTTACATAGCACAGGCGTTAGATCAGCAAGTATATTCTGCCCTAGGAAGAGATTTTGGCTTTTCTTTGCTCAATTTGCTTAAAGCAATTGCTATCTTTATCCTGGGTTTGATTGTTGCCTCAGTTATCAAAGCTGTTATTAAAGGGTTACTCAATAAAACTAGTGTTGATAACCGTATTGCTGCCTGGTTAACTGGACAAAGGGGAGGAGAACCTTTACCAATAGAAGATTGGATTGCTAATTTAGTTTATTGGTTAATTATTCTCTTTGCCGTAGTTGGTTTTCTCAATGCACTGCAATTACAAACAGTTTCTCAACCGCTCAATTCTTTATTAAATCAGATAACTAGTTTTTTACCGAAAATTCTTGGAGCTGGCTTTTTGCTTGGTATTGCCTGGATAGTTGCTACTGTAGTCAAATTAGTGGTAACTAGAGGCTTAAGTGCATTAAGGATTGATGAACGATTAGGACAGTCAGCCAGAGATAGTTCTGATTTTGCTTTAAGCGATACGATTGGGAATGCCCTCTATTGGTTCATTTTTCTGCTGTTTCTACCTTCTATTTTGAGTACTTTACAACTGCAAGGTACTCTTGAACCAGTCCAAAACCTGCTCGATCAAATTTTAGGTATTCTGCCTAATATTCTAGCTGCTATCCTGATCGGTGCAGTTGGTTGGTTTATCGCTCAGATTGTACGTCGTTTGGTTACGAATCTGTTATCAGCAACAGGAATAGACAGAGTAGGAGAAAGATTTGGGCTATCTAATCTTGGTGGAAGGCAATCTTTATCTTGGATAATTGGAACAATTGTCTATGTTCTAATTTTAATCCCTACTGCGATCGCAGCTTTAGAAGCTCTCAATATTGCAGCAATTTCTCAACCAGCAATCAATATGCTTAATCAGGTGTTAAACCTGTTGCCCAAACTGTTTGCTGCTGTAGTTGTTTTAGTAGGGTTCTATATCGTAGGCAAGTTTGTTTCTAACTTAGTCACTAACATTTTGACTAGCATTGGTTTTAACAACTTCTTCCAATGGTTAGGTATTACTACTCCACCCCCTCGAACTACTTCACCTTTTCCCCCTAGTCCAATGGTGGGAGGGACTGAACAACCAACGGTAATTCAAACCGAAACAAAAGTTACTTCTAAAACTCCTTCTGAGCTAGTCGGAATTATTGTCCTCGTGGCAATTATGTTAGTCGCTGCTTTAACTGCTGTAGATATTCTTCAAATTCAGGCTCTTACATCAGTATTCGGCGTAATTCTCGTTATTGCTGGTCAAATATTCTTAGGATTAGTAGTTTTTGCCATTGGTTTGTATCTGGCTAATCTTGCTTATAATTTGATTCTGGGTTCTGGAACTCGTCAGGCAAGAATTTTGGCACAAACTGCCCGTATCTCTATTATTACCTTAATTTCTGCTATGGCATTGCAGCAAATGGGTGTTGCGCCTAACATTGTCAATCTTGCTTTTGGTTTATTAGTAGGTGGCATTGCTGTAGCTATTGCCTTAGCTTTTGGTTTAGGTGGTCGAGAAGTTGCAGCAGAACAGTTACGTTCTTGGATTAATTCGTTTAAAAATCAATAA
- a CDS encoding hypothetical protein (conserved hypothetical protein), translating to MFLNQLRFNNLLRYLFFFLVCLTGVITLQSHQFKTNQTQTRDYLQEEQNHQILLTFQKFFPAVGFDNLKADWIFLHFVQYFGDNPARDKIGYSLVPDYFETIVKYDPNFTQAYLTLSTANTIYAGKPQQTITLIEQVLNSIYPTTSSNNFLLWNVKGLDELLFIGDNQAARYSYQMAAQWANLQDSKHEKNLADRYLQTANFLATNPDNTEAQIAAWNIVLPNLRDAQNKQEVIDKIKVLETRLKSQQLTTFPSY from the coding sequence ATGTTCTTGAATCAACTAAGATTTAATAATCTTTTGCGATATCTATTTTTTTTCTTGGTTTGCTTGACAGGCGTAATTACTTTACAAAGTCATCAATTTAAAACAAATCAAACTCAAACCCGTGATTACTTACAAGAAGAACAAAATCATCAAATATTACTAACATTTCAGAAATTTTTTCCTGCTGTTGGTTTTGATAATTTAAAAGCAGACTGGATTTTTTTACATTTTGTACAATACTTTGGCGACAATCCAGCTAGGGACAAAATTGGATATAGTTTAGTACCAGATTATTTTGAAACTATTGTTAAATACGATCCAAATTTTACACAAGCTTATTTAACTCTATCAACCGCCAATACAATATATGCTGGAAAACCCCAACAAACTATAACTTTAATAGAGCAGGTGTTAAATTCAATTTATCCTACAACTTCTTCTAATAATTTTTTACTTTGGAATGTCAAAGGCTTAGACGAATTATTATTTATTGGCGATAATCAAGCAGCTAGATATTCTTATCAAATGGCAGCACAATGGGCTAATTTACAAGATAGTAAACACGAAAAAAATCTTGCAGATCGCTATCTTCAAACAGCAAATTTTTTAGCTACTAATCCTGATAATACGGAAGCTCAAATTGCTGCTTGGAACATAGTTCTACCTAATCTAAGAGACGCGCAAAACAAACAAGAAGTAATTGATAAAATTAAAGTATTAGAAACCAGATTAAAATCTCAACAACTAACCACATTTCCAAGTTATTAG